The proteins below are encoded in one region of Mycolicibacterium neworleansense:
- a CDS encoding CbtB domain-containing protein — translation MTSTDARKGQARPIDLSATKAVLWLTLTAFVALLALYFVGMDQGATSVLGNNTYVHEFVHDARHLLGFPCH, via the coding sequence ATGACTTCCACTGACGCGCGCAAGGGCCAGGCCCGGCCGATCGACCTGTCGGCGACCAAGGCGGTGCTCTGGCTGACCCTCACTGCCTTCGTGGCGCTGCTGGCCCTGTACTTCGTCGGGATGGACCAAGGCGCAACGTCCGTTCTGGGCAACAACACCTACGTGCACGAGTTCGTGCATGACGCGCGGCACCTGCTCGGGTTCCCCTGCCACTGA
- a CDS encoding histone-like nucleoid-structuring protein Lsr2 produces MAKKVTVTLVDDFDGEATADETVEFGLDGVTYEIDLSSKNATKLRNDLKQWVEAGRRVGGRRRGSSARRMPSRPSPRRSAAPAPV; encoded by the coding sequence ATGGCGAAGAAAGTGACCGTCACGTTGGTCGACGATTTCGACGGTGAAGCAACCGCTGATGAGACCGTTGAATTCGGCCTCGACGGCGTCACCTATGAGATCGACCTTTCCTCCAAGAATGCCACCAAGCTCCGTAACGATCTGAAGCAGTGGGTCGAGGCCGGACGCCGGGTCGGCGGGCGCCGGCGCGGATCATCGGCCAGGAGGATGCCGTCAAGGCCGTCTCCAAGGCGATCCGCCGCACCCGCGCCGGTCTGA
- the lysS gene encoding lysine--tRNA ligase gives MSPADRDDASQSQADLPEQFRIRQAKRERLLAEGREPYPVTVPRTHTLAELRSAHPDLAADTQTGEMVGVSGRVVFARNSGKLCFATLQEGDGTQLQAMISLAQVGQESLDAWKADVDLGDIVFVHGEVISSKRGELSVLADSWQMAAKALRPLPVAHKEMSEETRVRQRYVDLIVRPEARSIARQRVAVVRAVRSALERRGFLEVETPMLQTLAGGAAARPFITHSNALDVDLYLRIAPELFLKRCIVGGFDRVFELNRNFRNEGVDSTHSPEFSMLETYQAYGDYNDSAVVTRELIQEVADEAIGTRQVPLPDGTIYDLDGQWDTLEMYPSLSEALGEEITPDTSVEYLWRIAEGLELEIPRDRGYGHGKLVEELWEHSVGEKLWAPTFVRDFPVETSPLTRAHRSIPGVTEKWDLYIRRFELATGYSELVDPVIQRERFEAQARAAAAGDDEAMVLDDDFLAALEYAMPPTTGTGMGIDRLLMALTGLSIRETVLFPIVRRHSS, from the coding sequence GTGAGCCCAGCCGATCGCGATGACGCGTCCCAGTCCCAGGCCGACCTGCCCGAGCAGTTCCGGATTCGTCAGGCCAAGCGGGAACGGCTGCTGGCCGAGGGGCGCGAGCCCTATCCGGTAACCGTCCCGCGCACGCACACGCTTGCCGAGCTTCGCAGCGCCCACCCGGACCTGGCCGCCGACACCCAGACCGGCGAGATGGTCGGCGTCTCGGGCCGGGTGGTGTTTGCCCGGAATTCCGGCAAGTTGTGCTTCGCGACGTTGCAGGAGGGCGACGGCACCCAGTTGCAGGCAATGATCAGCCTGGCCCAGGTGGGCCAGGAGTCCCTCGATGCGTGGAAGGCCGACGTCGACCTCGGCGACATCGTCTTCGTCCACGGCGAGGTGATCAGCTCCAAGCGCGGTGAGCTCTCGGTGCTCGCCGATTCGTGGCAGATGGCGGCCAAGGCATTGCGGCCGCTTCCGGTTGCTCACAAGGAAATGAGCGAAGAAACCCGAGTGCGTCAGCGCTACGTCGATCTCATCGTGCGGCCCGAGGCGCGCAGCATCGCGCGGCAGCGGGTCGCCGTCGTGCGGGCCGTGCGTTCGGCACTGGAACGGCGCGGTTTCCTCGAGGTCGAGACGCCGATGCTGCAGACATTGGCCGGCGGGGCCGCGGCCCGGCCGTTCATCACCCATTCCAATGCGCTCGACGTCGATCTGTACCTGCGCATCGCACCGGAACTGTTCCTCAAACGTTGCATCGTCGGTGGATTTGACCGGGTTTTCGAGTTGAATCGGAACTTTCGCAACGAAGGTGTCGATTCCACGCACTCGCCGGAATTCTCGATGTTGGAGACATATCAGGCCTACGGTGACTACAACGATTCCGCGGTAGTCACGCGCGAACTTATTCAAGAAGTTGCCGACGAGGCGATCGGAACCCGTCAGGTGCCATTGCCTGATGGCACTATCTACGATCTCGACGGGCAATGGGACACATTGGAAATGTATCCTTCGTTGTCCGAGGCGCTCGGTGAGGAGATCACGCCCGACACATCAGTTGAGTACTTGTGGCGTATTGCCGAGGGGCTCGAGCTTGAGATTCCGCGTGACCGTGGCTATGGGCACGGAAAATTGGTCGAAGAACTCTGGGAACACTCCGTGGGCGAGAAGCTGTGGGCGCCGACGTTCGTGCGCGACTTCCCGGTGGAGACCTCACCGCTGACCCGGGCTCACCGCAGCATTCCGGGCGTGACCGAGAAATGGGACCTCTACATTCGGCGTTTCGAACTGGCCACGGGATATTCCGAACTCGTCGACCCGGTAATCCAGCGGGAGCGGTTCGAAGCCCAGGCTCGCGCCGCCGCCGCAGGCGATGACGAAGCAATGGTTCTCGACGACGATTTCCTCGCCGCATTGGAGTACGCGATGCCACCGACCACTGGTACCGGAATGGGTATCGATCGGTTGTTGATGGCGTTGACGGGGTTGTCTATTCGGGAGACTGTTTTGTTCCCGATTGTTCGTCGTCACAGTAGCTGA
- a CDS encoding alanine racemase, with protein MSAQLHADKLAALDHEPLDWRFKGIPATWWGQTAAQVSSSRPAFFDDGPSGPSGPVCVLRESALVHNLTTMANWCTDRGVELAPHGKTHMAPQLLARQFGAGACAVTAATISQVRVFRAFGARDVVLANEVVDLAGLAWLAAELDADPDFHAVCWVDSPAGVELMTAGLAGARRRLDVCVEVGMAGGRTGCRTDAEIDAVARAVAASPRLRLVGVAGYEASTGQDVSPDAVDGVRAYLRDMRAATVRLAHLFEADTVIVTAGGSTYPDAVADELAGGWPAGMSVRTILRSGCYLTHDNGLYARTSPLELRPALQVWAQVASRPEPGLALVTMGRRDVSFDAGLPVPLSLPGSSVVRLNDQHAFVELGDEDQAPVGAWLPFGISHPCTTFDKWQLIPVLDDEDRVISLVRTFF; from the coding sequence GTGAGCGCACAATTGCACGCCGACAAGCTGGCCGCCCTCGACCACGAGCCACTCGACTGGCGGTTCAAGGGCATCCCCGCGACCTGGTGGGGGCAGACTGCGGCGCAGGTCAGCTCATCGCGCCCGGCTTTCTTCGACGACGGACCGTCGGGTCCCTCAGGTCCGGTATGCGTTCTGCGGGAATCCGCGCTTGTGCACAACCTCACAACAATGGCGAATTGGTGTACCGACCGCGGCGTCGAATTGGCGCCGCACGGCAAGACCCATATGGCCCCGCAGCTGCTGGCCCGCCAATTCGGGGCGGGTGCATGCGCCGTCACCGCCGCGACCATCAGCCAGGTCCGGGTCTTCCGGGCATTCGGTGCCCGCGACGTGGTGCTGGCCAACGAGGTCGTCGACCTCGCGGGCCTGGCCTGGCTGGCGGCCGAACTCGATGCGGATCCGGACTTTCACGCGGTGTGCTGGGTCGATTCTCCTGCCGGGGTCGAATTGATGACGGCGGGGCTGGCCGGGGCGCGGCGGCGGCTCGATGTGTGTGTCGAGGTCGGGATGGCCGGTGGCCGGACCGGCTGCCGCACCGACGCCGAGATCGATGCCGTGGCCCGCGCAGTGGCCGCGAGTCCACGGCTGCGGCTGGTCGGGGTGGCCGGCTATGAGGCGTCCACCGGACAGGATGTGAGCCCGGATGCCGTCGACGGGGTGCGGGCCTATCTTCGGGACATGCGGGCCGCGACTGTACGGCTGGCGCATTTGTTCGAGGCCGACACCGTGATCGTCACCGCCGGCGGCAGTACCTATCCCGATGCGGTCGCCGACGAACTCGCCGGCGGCTGGCCGGCCGGGATGTCGGTGCGCACGATCCTGCGCAGCGGGTGCTACCTGACCCACGACAACGGCCTCTATGCCCGGACCTCACCGCTTGAGCTGCGGCCCGCCCTGCAGGTGTGGGCGCAGGTGGCGTCGCGGCCCGAACCCGGACTGGCGCTGGTGACGATGGGCCGTCGTGACGTGTCCTTCGATGCCGGGCTGCCGGTGCCGCTGAGCCTGCCAGGCAGTTCGGTGGTCAGACTCAACGACCAGCACGCCTTCGTTGAACTGGGCGACGAGGATCAGGCGCCGGTGGGAGCGTGGCTGCCGTTCGGAATCTCGCACCCGTGCACGACGTTCGACAAGTGGCAGCTGATCCCGGTGCTCGACGACGAAGACCGGGTCATCTCATTGGTGCGGACGTTCTTCTGA
- a CDS encoding type III pantothenate kinase, whose protein sequence is MLLAIDVRNTHTIVGLISGSGDHAKVVQQWRIRTESEVTADELALTIDGLIGDAADELTGAAGLSTVPSVLHEVRLMLEQYWPAVPHVLIEPGVRTGIPLLVDNPKEVGADRIVNCLAAYHKYGTAAIIVDFGSSICVDVVSAKGEFLGGAIAPGVQVSSDAAAARSAALRRVELTRPRSVIGKNTVECMQAGAVFGFAGLVDGLVNRIREDVDGFSGSDVAVGATGYTAPLVLPDLRTVEHYDRHLTLDGLRLVFERNRDSQRGRLKPAR, encoded by the coding sequence ATGCTGCTCGCCATCGACGTCCGTAACACCCACACCATCGTCGGGTTGATCTCCGGTTCGGGTGATCATGCGAAAGTGGTGCAGCAGTGGCGGATCCGGACCGAATCCGAGGTGACCGCCGATGAGTTGGCGCTCACCATCGACGGGCTGATCGGTGATGCCGCGGACGAACTGACCGGGGCTGCCGGGCTGTCCACCGTGCCCTCGGTGCTGCATGAGGTGCGGCTCATGCTCGAGCAGTACTGGCCGGCCGTGCCGCATGTGCTGATCGAGCCCGGCGTGCGTACCGGCATCCCGCTGTTGGTCGACAACCCCAAGGAGGTCGGCGCCGACCGGATTGTGAATTGCCTTGCCGCCTACCACAAATACGGCACCGCCGCGATCATCGTCGACTTCGGCTCGTCGATCTGCGTCGACGTGGTGTCGGCCAAGGGGGAGTTCCTGGGCGGCGCGATCGCACCCGGCGTGCAGGTGTCCTCCGACGCCGCGGCCGCCCGCTCGGCCGCGCTGCGCCGGGTCGAACTGACCCGTCCACGCTCGGTGATCGGCAAGAACACCGTCGAATGCATGCAGGCCGGTGCGGTTTTCGGGTTTGCCGGACTGGTCGACGGGCTGGTCAACCGGATCCGCGAGGACGTCGACGGCTTCTCCGGCAGCGATGTGGCGGTGGGGGCAACCGGCTACACCGCACCGTTGGTGCTGCCCGACCTGCGCACGGTCGAGCACTACGACCGTCACCTGACCCTCGACGGCCTGCGCCTGGTGTTCGAGCGCAACCGCGACAGCCAACGCGGCCGGCTCAAGCCGGCCAGATGA